The sequence below is a genomic window from Acropora palmata chromosome 5, jaAcrPala1.3, whole genome shotgun sequence.
GGCTCGTGCTCGTGGATCCACAACACTTTCACAATGTCATGATGCGATGTTATGATCAATAAGAGGACAGACGATAAAGAAACTAGCGTCAATGTGATGAATTGAACTAGTTTTAGTGCGTAAAATCTCATTATTTAACCTATTATTTCCCTACTTCATCGTATGTAGCAGAGATCACTCGTCCATTTGCAGGCACAGATCGAGGCAGCTTAAGAATGTCTACGGAAATAATTGTCCCCCTTTCCCATGTTATTGCTTAACCTCGGTCTGTATGTCAACCAGTGTGTGAAAGTCAGTAACCAATCCTCAATTACCTCGTATGCAGACAGAGATCGCAACAGTGGCGGGCTGGTGCTGGGGGATCTTAGAGGACGTGAAAATCTGTTTATGTACAGTGGATAAAACTTTACGAAACCAATTAAACTACAAGAAAttctaaaatattaaatacaTTTCTAGCTTTTTAAAAGTTAAATTAATTcttataattactattattttatttttttctatattaGAATGTCAGAATTACGCAAGTCTTAACAGCGGTGACAGAAAGATTACATACACTACTAACCACGGTTATTGTGACAGAAGAATAGGACCTGGCTGGTTTCGCTTTGAGGGGTCAGCCGGCACAAGAATGCCAACCTCATGTCCACCGTATAGCAGATGTGGCACTGATGCAACCACATGGTTGAATGGTGGACACCCCACAGTAGCAGACGGTCAGGTCAGCAGGCAGGTGTGTTTTCACTGGGCATCAAGCTGCTGTCAATGGTCAACAAACATCAAAGTGAGAAATTGTGGTTCATATTATGTGTACTTTCTTAGTGGTACACCTGGTTGTTCTCTCCGTTATTGTGGCACTAACTAAAAAGTACAAGGTGCAAGTAAAGTAATACGTGTTCTATCATTTCATTTAAGCAGGCTTCATTctattaaatataaaaaagaaaaaaaaactgcccTTAACTTCAATTTATGAATTTGCATAACTTAagcaaagagagaaaaaaaaaaacctctgaGGTAGCACAACGTACCACTCGCGTTAGCAAGCAAGAACAGTTTTCTTGAAACTTAATATGAGGACAAGTATTCTTTTAAGCCGTTTTGAAGATCaagtaagaaataaataatggtaatagATCTTACTGGAAAGTCAAACTAGGTAAAATAATACATTAAATTAGCAATGCATTTTTTGTGTCCTGACTTGTCACGATGATTAGAAATATACACTGAGTCCAAGCACACCAtgaatttgttaaataaactACGATGGACAGATATTTTAACTTAGAAGATGTGCAGGGATAGGCGGGTTATGAACCTGCTTACttgtatattttaaaatcgGTATAGGGATACACACTTTGTAATGAGAAACGGAATGCATAACGACCATAGCTACAGTCAACTCTCGTCTTGCGCACACGCCGCCAATGCGAACAGCAGCTAAAATTACCTTTCTACTGCAGACTCTTGCTTGCTAACAAGGACACTAACTCGCGGTCCCGATGGGGATTGTTCTTTTAATGTTGAGGACAATTTTGGATTAGGGTTGAGTCTCTTTGAGAAATAAAAGCACAATTTAATGAAATACCTGTTACCtgcctttgtttttattgagtATGACAGTAGGCTATTTACACGGTGGTGTCATTTTGCTCACTACCAGAATCCTCTGAGACCCAGATTACATAAAACGTTCTACCGATCTAGCTAAATCCAGGCCAGACTGTGGAGTTTTACTGTGTGAATTAGGGAGTGTGCAAGTCGTGTACCACGCGTGCGAGGGACTCTAAATGTCAATTGTATCCTTGCGCGTGCTGAAAGTGAGAAACCCAACAAATCGACTCTAGAAAATTGAGTTGAACTaggaatcaaagaaaaatctttcgACTCTGACGAAAATGACAACCTGCTTTCTCCGGGTCTCCATTACAGATCTCCCGACGTTAGCAATTTTGGAAAGCTTCATCTCAGTTAACTCACATCTTTCTTGGCCACTTTCCAATACTCCTGCCATACAAAAACACCGAACTAGCTCACGCAGCTGTTATACAGCTGGGTTCATTTGACTCGCTGTGGTATGCTAAATACCCCTCAGACATTTCCTAGCCctactttattttaaaatctcTCCCCGAGAGCCGTCTTCATCGCTAATAACGCTGCccaaatgaataaaataagcTCATCAATGAATTCGCCGAGCATTTGTGGTGAGAGCATCGCCTTGTCGCCCCATATAAGGGAATTCAAGAAAGTCCCGGATTCTGGATTCCACGCAGTGGATTCCAGATTCCAAAGCCCAGGATCCCGAATTCGTCCATCAATATTTCCAAGATTCCACAAGCAAAAAAGATTTTAGGAATTCCGAAGTTGGATTCCCTTGCATGGCGCGAGCTTTGAGCTTCAGGCAAATCCGTTTACTGTCTTTTTCCTCTCAAAAATCGAGGACGATTTCTCGAGAGTATAGCCCAATCACCAGCACCTCAAGATGGGTAAAGAAGGTCGAACTGTATACCTCTATGTTGACCTGTATCTCTCAGAATGGCAACGACCTATTAATACTAGAGACAGAGGATTCAACCATTGAACCTGCCTTACTTGGCCTTACTTGTACTCAGTGTTAACAGCAAATGCCTCTGAGAGCGTATTGTAAAGAAAGATCTCGGATTACCGTTAGCCTGGGATCAAGCTCCGCATTGGgggaaaaaggcaaaaaacggggtcaaaataggaaaaataTCGGCGATCGAAGCAAGCCGAgcgcggtttttttttttcgccaaaGCCTATTTTTCCCCTTTTCCCCACAATGAGGAGCCTGGTCCCGGACTAGTTTACAGTCAAACCAAGAAAACCGTGAACACCGAAATATTTCTGGAATGTTATTGTgttgcgagaaaaaaaaaaaaacaatcaggCGTGAGAAAACTAAACGGCAAACAAGAACGTTCGCGTGTCCCGATCTTTGCTGTAATTGGTCATAACACAATAAACATTcctgaaatatttcaagtgTTCACGATTTTCCCGGTCTCTCTGTAAAAGTGATCATAGAAAAGGCCTATGTCACATGCATAAAGTGAATATGTGATCGGCGCAGCCTCTTCCTACGCGGTAACCTGTCTGTTCTTCTCTTAATCGCTTCATTGATTCGCCCCAGTAAGAGCCTGCAGACACTAACAGATTACATTGCATTGGATCAAAAATATGTTTCCTCTCACAGTTGGGTGGGAATTCTAGTCATCAAATGTGTAGATCCGAGCTgattcaacaacaacaatacgAATTGAAAATCCGCAGGATGCAATGCTAAATTCATTGAATTTGCTATTATTCTGGGAAGCGCAAGAGTCAAGGTATTTGGAAAAGGAAACAACAGTCGAACAAAAGAACACGGGTTAATTAGAGACAGGATGTGGATTGCCAAATAAAGCCCGACACTCAAAAAGTACTTCAGGGTTGAACTCCTGCTTCCTTGATAAATGAGGCCAAAtaagagagagagggagaaaGAGACCAATCAAAAGGAGACTTAATTAAGTGTGTTCATGTCAGTTTAAACGTTTTACATTTTTAGGCCACTATAATGTGATATGAAAAGAGATTTAAAggtttaaaaaatgttaagGCTTGTTTATAGTGAAAAGTGCCCTCAGCTTATCCAGCTAGTTTACAGGCACTCACTAAGATACTTAGAAACCAATAATTCAAACACTGTGTGCTTTACTTCTGATGCGGATTACTTCTCTGTGCTTTACTTATCCCTTTAAGAGAACACAATGGAAATATTACCatcaaaaaaggaaatattacTTTTTAGTTAAAGAAAAGTAAAGTAATCTCAATTGCGCTGTTTATGCTCAAGTGACGGTTTTCTCCGGCGGTGTCGCCGTAGTTGTTGTTCactagggagttttagcaatgatgacggagccggcaaggaaaacgtcacttgaaaataaacacttgcgcaactgtgactattttgcgattatcccatctcTAGGGGAAAGTAATCTCCAGGTCAAACTCTACGGGTTTATCGTAAGCTACACCCACTAACACCACCAGGTTCacttaaggcctggctaaactaggaaacattctTGCGgaaacaattttcttgttatgtttcgcggggtggctaaactgggaaacatatgtttcggactCAAAATTTGTGcccgggaagcaaaaatgtttttgactccgagcagcaaaatttgtttccgcaacacacGTCTCCCGCGCGGCTACATTGGGAATCATTTGCATCCGAAACAATGTTTCCGTAACAATGTTTCCTaatttagccaggcctttacgCTCATTTCTGGAATTTGGTCGCGCATGCGCacatgaatttgattggttgaacgaatttgattggttgaacgacGACAGATAAGCGTGCTgtacgtgcggcacgcactttagagTAATCCCTTGCCGACGTCTGCAAAATAGCAACATGAAATTATTCCATTTTCGGTTTGGACGACAACTTGTGCAAACAGTAGTaaatctttatattttttttttttctcaatgcGTGAGCGGGTGGAATTCAACAaatcctgcaatctgattggttccgggAGCGGGCGGAATTTTCCCAACTGGCTCTCTCTCGGCGGGCGGAATCGCAATTTGataagaaaatgtttcaattttgtctgaAAACCTTTTAAATGACCTTTTTTATTACGTAAGTAAAAATCTTTCGGTGAAACTTCTTTCTTCAACTTGGATTATCTCTGTTTTCATTACCATCTGCTCGCTAGAAATTGTTCAGTTTGTCGCGAATCTTGCCATGATTACAGCCCTAAAATGTTCGAGTCTTTCACACGCCTTTCCttgtgttgtagaaaaaagtaaaaatgctATTCACTAGCTTAGGTCGGCCCGGATTGGGAAAAACTGGGCTCTCTGTCTTGAGTACCGCCCTCGGACTGCGGCCTCGGGGGGTATCCAAGACCTCGGGCACAATTTTCCCCAATACGGACATACTGGCTGGTGAATAACCTATAATTCAACGGCGCCTATAATTGTAGTCCAAGTGAAGCGTCCTTTGCCAACTCAATTGAATATTCACGACAATTTGAGGAATAGGATTATCTTCAAACAAACACAATGGCGCAAATGTTTATGTTCAAGTGACGATTTCCTCGGTATCACCGTACTTCTTGTTCAAACTCCCGGACAGTGTCATCAAGGCATTTTAAGAAGTTGacagaaattacatttttattaGCCAAACACTTCCCAAGAGACGTCCTCAGTTGTTGTTTTACGACCGAAAATCCGACAAGTCTCAAGAAAATTCCACTTTGAAGCCTTTTACCTTCTTTCATTATACCTTAAGTTCCTGTTTCAACCTCTTCGTTGACTCCTCTCTCCTTGAGTAATTATAAAACCCAATAAGTATACAATTAAACCGCTTtttaaatgatgatgatttctTCCAGTGTTACGTAAGTCACTCCGCTACGCCGACAGAGTCAGCTAGGCTCAGTTGATGTTTGCTTGAAATCATTTATTCGAGCAGAGGTTTTTAATTAACTTTCTTGAAAGGAGTGTTCCACCTTGAGCATTAACTctgaaaaataacagaaaGCTTACTTTGCAAGTTGAAATTAATGTTAGAGATATAAGCAAGGGATGATTCAAACATCTCTAATCGGGGCAGTAAATTGCAGGTTTGGAAAATGGGACGAATATTCTTATATCTCAAATCGAGAATCATCAACTATTGGTCTACTGAGCTCTTGGATAACATGTAACAAAATGCAATAACATTAACTCTACTCACTGAGCTCAGTGTTCCGTGTATGATGTTTTTCTTAGCTGTATTGTTTAGAtatttccatatttttttatttgttgttgaatGGACTGTTTCTGAATAGAAAAACACCTGTGAATAATCTTATGAAGTTTCATCGATTAGTCAAGAAGTTTTCGAGAATTGTTTGGAATACGTTTTTAAATGCCTTTTATTATACatgatataattattatgtataaTTTAATTCGCATGTTTGTGGTCGTATCGCTGGAAAATAagttacatttcattttttccaggAGCTGCTGCAAACGAATTCGAAATACGACGAGGATTGAGTCAAGATTGGTATCGGATTTATAATATATTGTCCAAATTATGTTTccgttttgaaaaagaaatttactgAGCTTCCATGGATGAATCAGCCAACGGGTCGTATGTCGCtgtgattttaaaaatgtcacGAGACTGATACAATATGCTGTTCGGTTTCCAAAAAATAAAggctgataaaaaaaaagacctgaAATGACAAAACACAGAGACAATGATAATCCTAACCACGAAGAAAATGcaattgaattttttccttcacGGAAGGGAAAAACCAACTACCCATGAACAGTAATGAAGGTCATGGTAACCGATGGTTACCGACAAAATAATAAAGCAATGGTGACTGGAAGGCCCTGAAGATTCTGTGTGTATTTACAATATTTCGTTAGACACGGCCTAACTTAATCACGGAGCAACGTGAATGATTTGCCgttacaattttttggttttgaaatttaaaaaaggagGAGAGCTGTAGGTATAGAATTAAAAATACCCGCAGGTATAATTAGACTAGTAGCATTAACCTGATAAATGAGGTTCTTTGCAATTGTTATATCCTTCGCCAATGTCTTTGCCCTCGAGTGTTTGTCCCGGGTTAATAAGATACACCCTCTCGAGTATTGCGTATGCGGAATCACGAGATGTGTGTTTGATAGGTAGTTCCTACTGCATGGCATGTGTATTGGTCAGAAAAACTGCCATTACGACTATAAATTTCGTATAGTTGTACAATTGGTGCCCACAAGCATACCTCAGTGCAAACATAACTTAACATTCCCCCGGCGTTTGATGCAACATCGGCCAACTTATTAACTATTCTGACCGATCTCAAGCGAGAAGCATCAAAACTGAGGTTAGTTCTTTATTTCTTCGAAATATTTAAACGATGTCTGGTTTTTAAACGTCAACTTCACCATTGAGCCTGGTTATTCTGTGCCAGAACGGGAGCTTTCTGCGAATTTTTAGACCCTCCTCCTTTTTGACGCCTCAGCGTGTTTCCTTAACTTTCCGCAAGCAATTAAATTCGGGTTTCATTTGGCAGTAATATAAATAAAAGCTTCCTTTTTTAGAAATTCACGCCATAACAAATTCCATTCCAACAATCTTGTTTATACTCTACAAAAAGGTACAGCATACATCATGAGTTGTTTGTGTCCAAGAGAAAGGATGAAATAATCCAGCCCATGTAGATCGAAGAGCTTTCACGCTTTAATTCACTAAAGATCATTCTGTTTGGAAAGACAGAGCTTGTAATAGTTCAATCAGAAGCTCAAGAATATACGCAAAACCTCATTAAAACTGATGTTATCGCTAAATTGCGtcgaaaagaaaacatttcaactATACTTTGGTGCAACCAGACAAAAAGCAATCAACCGTAAAAGTTGTTGATTTTGCAAAAAGACTTCTTCATTTACCGAAACTGGCAAGCGTGCTCAGACCTACCTTTCTAGCAGTATTTTGGGATTAATATTACGAGTGATATTTGTAACGTAAGTAAAATATCACGAACCGCGAAGCGACGAGTGACACATTGAGGACGATTTTTGTATCACAAGCTTGTATTCACCACGCAGAAACCACGCGGAAACCATGCTGTTTTTGTTCACGTCATGAGGGGAAACTGTGATGTGTTATTATTTTACATATAAGTATTTTAAATTCGGCTAAAATACCACTGGTGTTAGGCTATCACATTTCTTAACTTCCTCAGCCCATAGAATAATGATTGTAGGGTAATGACTGTAAACCTTAGGTCTCTTTTTACAGCTGTGTCTATGTTGTTTACTGTGGAATTCTCTCCAACAAAATGGGGTTAGCTTGATACCTCAAAAAGGCCTATGGTGCATTAGGCCAGCTGCGCCTTGGAAATTAACCTTAAGTTGAAGGGAACTTGGCAAATGCATGGGGCTTGTGTATAAACATGTCAAGGCCGTATAAAAGGAGAACAAAACGGTCATTAGTTCTTTCCTAACTGCTTAAATTTTAACCTTGTCGTCGTGTACGGCGAAACAACAACAGGTTATATGAAAGGAAGGGCGCTTACCATcgcttttcttttcccttcAACAGTCTTCAATCAACAAGGCAGCAATTGTGCAAATCTGAAGGCTTGCTCGTTACCGAATCCTAAAATTCCTCGCCGATTTTACGGGGAAGGATTTGTCACTGGAAACACTGTTCTCAGATTATTACGAGATGGAAGAAAAGCACCACACCATCTTGCGCCTTCATtggtccaatatcagaaataaCCTGGAACCTAATAATATACTGCCGAAGTTGGTCTTAGTTTTGACAGAAACGGACGAGGAAGAAATCAACAAACAATCTACAAGACAGGAGAGATGTGACAAGCTGTTAAAAATCTTACCCAGAAGAGGAGAGGATGCTTTTAATGTATTCGTGAATGCTTTGGTTAAAGAGGCTCCCCATCTTGCGAAGAAGTTAACTGAAGCAGGTAATAAGGATGAACCTAATCAATCATCGACTCTCAGGGATCGAAGTATTAGTAAAGTGGCCCTAAAGAAGAGTTGGGTTTCCACccaaatgcaaatgcaaatgcaatTCTGGTTGAGTacccctttgcaaaatttaacCAAATCAAACCGAGAATAAAATTGGTTGACCAACGCCACTACCGCTATGAATTTCACCCTGAATTTTGCAAGTATTAATTATGTTTataaaaaaatggtttgaacccggCAGTAACAtacttctcaggactccaatcacccagatgatcgttttcaatcaaggtatactTAGTTAATAGTTTCCTATCCTCCAAAATGAAGAGGCTATTCAACCCCCGGGAAAAGGCTACTTGGTGTTTTCCCATCCTCGGAAACCCAGGGGCAGTGTAGCCGGGTCGATAAAATGTCCGTGGTGAAAGTTTACTGTAAGATCGAGACAAGCCCCTGGGCACTTACGCTTACCGAAACAGTTCCAGAAGCGTTTGAATTGCCCACTTCTGATTGGCCAGAAAAAATTTTCAGCGAAGAGGAACAGCTGGGTGACTCTGATGTTTTCTTACACGACGTAGTTTTCCtcatcaaaaaaaattttttctggCCAATGAGAAGCGGGCAATTCAAACGCTTCTGGAACTGTTTCGGTAAGAGTAAGTGCCCAAGGGCTCGTCTCGATCTTATAGTAAACTTTCACCACGGTCATTTTATCGACCCGAATAactgcccctgggtctccgaggatggTGTTTTCCAGGAAGGAGAGGGGAGGGGAGGAGAGCAAAGAAGTTCAGATAAGTAACCTTTCGAgaatttgaggaaaaaaatgattgattgatACCAGTTGCCCTGGGTCATCAAAAAGGTTCGATATGAGCAACTCTCTTATAGTCTACGAGAAAGGAGGCTTGGTTTACAGTAAACGATTTGAGTGTTGGTTAGTACATCTCTCACAATACCACGCTTGTACATAAGCACATGGCTTTTGTTACTGTTTCATTCATCTGCCAATATTTTAACGTGCGTCACGTCATAtcgctgttgttgttgtcaccTTTAGTTGAACTGAAATAACCCATTGGCGACAAAATGAGGAGACTACGGCAACGTCCATCACTTACTCATCTCATGCGGGGCTAGATTTAGTGAAAACTGACAGTGTTATTCACGGTTGTTAAGTTCCTTATGTCATCGATGTTTTAAAATGAGCTGTTTAACCACtcatgaataatgaatatatataattataactGTACTTAGTGATTAAGATTCTTGGAAAATGCAAAgtcttttttaacattttttttcatagccATGGAGCCCGAGGATGAAATAATCAAAGCCAGAAAGCAGAGCGCGAAGCTCCGAGGAGAAATTCGTAAGCTGAACACATTATTGGAGGCAGAGACAGAAAATCACGAAAAGACTTTGCGAGAACTTAAAGAACTGAAAAGCCTTCAcggaaagggaaaaaaagcgaaagaagaagaaattactCCTGACGGATTGCAAAAGAAGGAGACCAGAGAAGAAGTAGACCAGAGAAGATTGAGGAAAATGCCAGGACGTACGTGCTTTGTGCAGTTGTTACCTCATTGCAGGCctaaacaacaaaaacgaaTTTTCCTTTACgatcttgaaaaaaaaggtCTTATATATACAAACATATGTATCTTTTTCTCGTCATGGGAGCGAGGAGGGAATGGATGTGACCTGAGTGATCAGTCACCCTATATCATTGTAGCAGCGATGTAAACCTCTCCTGATTATAATTATAGTAGGACAGTCGCATTTGCTTCCATCCGTCAAAGCCCAAATCATTTTGGATAAATGTGTGAATAATTGCattgatgtttttgttttttctttgtccagAGAGCGAAAATCAAactttggaaaatgaaattcaagaactgaaaaagaaaagcaaagattATCAAGGAGAAAGTCAACCACAGCAGGAAGACTTGCACATGTTTCCACGGAAGCTTGAGCTAGAGAACAAgggacaacaagaaaaaaatggacaaTTCCAATGGAAGTATAAAGAACCAGAGGACAAGGTTACCAACCGAACGTCGGAGTTGAAAGAACTACTTGCCGAAATAATTCAGCAAGACAGAGGTGAATAATTGGCACGCCAAAAATGTACTTGTCAACTGCCTACGACAGTAAGGTGTTATTTTGTCTGTCTTTAGTTGCTATGAGATGAGTACTACTGGGCTAATTCCCAAGCCTGAGAGGGAGGAGGGAGGAGGGGAgtgtgtctttttttttcctttactttcttcccttttttcacttccttttctttcttgctcCAGAAGCAAGACGATTTCGTACTTGAACCTACAGATGTAATTCATTTTGTggtattttcaatttagcagATGCGTCTTGCTCTCATTGCATGATCCTAAGAAACGAGAGGGACTCTACAATAACAGAAATTCAGACTTGGCgagaagaaattcaaaaactgGATGAAGGAATTACAAAAATACTCAAATATTGTCAAGCAAACACCCAAACACCACATAAATTGCATCAAAGTCCACAAGAAAAACCCGGAAACTTGTCACATGAGCATAAGGCAGTGAACAAGAAACACCAAGAAGAGATAAAAGAtctccaaaagaaaaataaaaagctaGAAGACCTGGAGAAATCTAAACAGAAACTAGAAAAAGATTTTCAGAAAAGTCagaaagatttggaaaaacTTAAAGAGGATTTTGCCTGCGAGAATAAGAGGGTGAAAGAAtatcaacaaaaatttgaagaggAGAGTAAGGCTAAATATGACTTGCTtcaacaaaagttgaaaaattatgaaacGCGCATGAATGAGGAGAACAGTAGCCTTCAAGAGAAGCTAAAAGAAGAGATATCAAAGTCGGACAATTTGAAGAAGGAAGTACACAGATTAAGATTAACACCGAAGGAAATGCAAGGACGTAGGTGG
It includes:
- the LOC141880868 gene encoding uncharacterized protein LOC141880868 isoform X1 produces the protein MEEKHHTILRLHWSNIRNNLEPNNILPKLVLVLTETDEEEINKQSTRQERCDKLLKILPRRGEDAFNVFVNALVKEAPHLAKKLTEAAMEPEDEIIKARKQSAKLRGEIRKLNTLLEAETENHEKTLRELKELKSLHGKGKKAKEEEITPDGLQKKETREEVDQRRLRKMPGQSENQTLENEIQELKKKSKDYQGESQPQQEDLHMFPRKLELENKGQQEKNGQFQWKYKEPEDKVTNRTSELKELLAEIIQQDRADASCSHCMILRNERDSTITEIQTWREEIQKLDEGITKILKYCQANTQTPHKLHQSPQEKPGNLSHEHKAVNKKHQEEIKDLQKKNKKLEDLEKSKQKLEKDFQKSQKDLEKLKEDFACENKRVKEYQQKFEEESKAKYDLLQQKLKNYETRMNEENSSLQEKLKEEISKSDNLKKEVHRLRLTPKEMQGRIYSYKGDFDKRGVVYHLATIYGKTSQVNPSSTQIVVTRSSDREGHAEDLLKDQVKRGTVSGTKDKEGSSWCVDLTEKYVLYLTHYTLRHGRERSMSVLLNWRLEGSLDGRTWTTLKNHEDDHGLKKDRPYCTCTWAIDGDSNAFRYFRIFQTGKNSSGRFGIFLSGIELYGVLIEKSS
- the LOC141880868 gene encoding uncharacterized protein LOC141880868 isoform X2 → MEEKHHTILRLHWSNIRNNLEPNNILPKLVLVLTETDEEEINKQSTRQERCDKLLKILPRRGEDAFNVFVNALVKEAPHLAKKLTEAAMEPEDEIIKARKQSAKLRGEIRKLNTLLEAETENHEKTLRELKELKSLHGKGKKAKEEEITPDGLQKKETREEVDQRRLRKMPGQSENQTLENEIQELKKKSKDYQGESQPQQEDLHMFPRKLELENKGQQEKNGQFQWKYKEPEDKVTNRTSELKELLAEIIQQDRDASCSHCMILRNERDSTITEIQTWREEIQKLDEGITKILKYCQANTQTPHKLHQSPQEKPGNLSHEHKAVNKKHQEEIKDLQKKNKKLEDLEKSKQKLEKDFQKSQKDLEKLKEDFACENKRVKEYQQKFEEESKAKYDLLQQKLKNYETRMNEENSSLQEKLKEEISKSDNLKKEVHRLRLTPKEMQGRIYSYKGDFDKRGVVYHLATIYGKTSQVNPSSTQIVVTRSSDREGHAEDLLKDQVKRGTVSGTKDKEGSSWCVDLTEKYVLYLTHYTLRHGRERSMSVLLNWRLEGSLDGRTWTTLKNHEDDHGLKKDRPYCTCTWAIDGDSNAFRYFRIFQTGKNSSGRFGIFLSGIELYGVLIEKSS